The following proteins come from a genomic window of Natrinema saccharevitans:
- a CDS encoding metal-dependent hydrolase, with protein sequence MWPWEHAIIGYLSYSLICHLVFRTAPGGPDAFAVVFASVLPDLIDKPLAWEFGVFEAGYAIGHSLFFAVPLSILVGTIARRVGRARIALAFPIGYLLHLPSDILYSYASERVLYVEIVLWPIAVVPGDSAGRGFLGAFELLFGRYVRTLLAGDVSTYVWIQFGLAGIAFLVWLYDGLPVLRDLYLGCRRIAHSLIGSDRSTRE encoded by the coding sequence ATGTGGCCGTGGGAACACGCGATAATCGGTTATCTCTCGTATTCGCTGATCTGTCACCTCGTCTTCCGGACCGCTCCCGGTGGACCCGACGCCTTCGCCGTCGTCTTCGCGTCGGTCCTGCCGGACCTGATCGACAAACCGCTCGCGTGGGAGTTCGGCGTCTTCGAGGCCGGCTATGCGATCGGACACTCGCTGTTCTTCGCCGTCCCTCTCTCGATCCTCGTCGGAACGATCGCTCGCCGTGTCGGCCGAGCCCGGATCGCGCTCGCGTTCCCGATCGGGTACCTCTTGCATCTCCCGAGCGACATTCTATACTCCTACGCCAGTGAGCGGGTTCTTTACGTCGAAATCGTACTCTGGCCGATCGCCGTCGTTCCCGGGGACTCCGCCGGGCGGGGGTTCTTGGGGGCGTTCGAGTTGCTGTTCGGGCGGTACGTACGGACGCTGCTCGCCGGTGACGTGTCGACGTACGTCTGGATCCAGTTCGGTCTCGCCGGGATCGCGTTCCTCGTGTGGCTCTACGACGGACTGCCCGTTCTCCGTGATCTCTATCTCGGCTGTAGACGGATCGCTCACTCGCTGATCGGGTCGGACCGTTCGACGCGCGAGTGA
- the hisD gene encoding histidinol dehydrogenase — protein sequence MTIDVQSIADLGPDDRGAFFERDAGIEAVRDDVRGIVDRIRTEGDVAVREFTSEFDGVEVGNLEITDDCERAYDEIDDGIRAAIETAATNVREFHEAQLPEDWRREFDAGRELGRRFRPLERVGVYVPGGSAAYPSSAIMGVVPAVVAGVDHVSVVTPPADDVNPVTLAAIHAAGADAVYSVGGAQAIAGLAYGTETITSVQKIVGPGNKWVTAAKAEVRGDVEIDFLAGPSEVVVVADETADPDLVAAELLAQAEHDPNASVVAVTDDEATAEAVAATVDERAGEREREDVIRTALANDASGVLCARSMSETILFTEEYAPEHLSIIAADDESLLERIDSAGSVFLGPNTPVAAGDYASGTNHVLPTNGGARVSGGLSVETFLRSTTVQRLSGEGLADLGETITTLADAEGLEAHAESVRTRLEDDAGD from the coding sequence ATGACAATCGATGTGCAGTCCATCGCCGATCTCGGGCCGGACGATCGCGGTGCCTTCTTCGAGCGCGACGCCGGTATCGAGGCAGTCAGAGATGACGTCCGCGGGATCGTCGACCGGATTCGAACCGAGGGCGACGTCGCCGTCCGCGAGTTCACCAGCGAGTTCGACGGGGTCGAAGTCGGAAACCTCGAGATCACCGACGACTGCGAACGAGCCTACGACGAGATCGACGACGGGATTCGAGCGGCAATCGAGACGGCCGCCACGAACGTCCGCGAGTTCCACGAGGCACAGTTGCCCGAGGACTGGCGACGCGAGTTCGACGCCGGCCGGGAGCTGGGCCGACGATTCCGTCCGCTCGAGCGGGTCGGGGTCTACGTTCCCGGCGGGTCGGCGGCCTACCCCTCGAGCGCGATCATGGGGGTCGTACCGGCGGTCGTGGCCGGCGTCGATCACGTCTCGGTCGTGACGCCGCCGGCCGACGACGTGAACCCGGTAACGCTGGCTGCGATCCACGCCGCGGGCGCGGACGCGGTTTACAGCGTCGGCGGCGCACAGGCGATCGCGGGACTGGCCTACGGGACCGAGACGATCACGAGCGTCCAGAAGATCGTCGGGCCGGGCAACAAGTGGGTAACGGCGGCCAAGGCCGAGGTCCGGGGCGACGTCGAGATCGACTTTCTCGCGGGACCGAGCGAGGTGGTCGTGGTGGCCGACGAGACTGCTGACCCGGACCTCGTCGCCGCGGAACTGCTCGCACAGGCGGAACACGATCCGAACGCCTCGGTCGTGGCGGTCACCGACGACGAGGCCACCGCCGAGGCAGTGGCGGCGACCGTGGACGAACGCGCGGGCGAGCGCGAGCGCGAGGACGTGATCCGGACGGCGCTCGCGAACGACGCCAGCGGCGTATTATGCGCTCGATCGATGAGCGAGACGATCCTCTTCACCGAGGAGTACGCGCCCGAACACCTCTCGATCATCGCCGCCGACGACGAGTCGCTGCTCGAGCGAATCGACAGCGCGGGCAGCGTCTTCCTCGGGCCGAACACGCCCGTGGCGGCCGGCGACTACGCCAGCGGGACGAACCACGTGCTGCCGACGAACGGCGGAGCGCGCGTCAGCGGCGGGCTCTCCGTCGAGACGTTCCTCCGGTCGACGACGGTCCAACGCCTCTCCGGCGAGGGGCTGGCCGACCTCGGCGAGACGATCACCACGCTCGCCGACGCCGAGGGCCTCGAGGCCCACGCCGAGAGCGTTCGGACCCGCCTCGAAGACGACGCGGGCGACTAG